Proteins found in one Parasteatoda tepidariorum isolate YZ-2023 chromosome 7, CAS_Ptep_4.0, whole genome shotgun sequence genomic segment:
- the LOC107453129 gene encoding uncharacterized protein C1orf131 homolog yields the protein MSSNHCKTVEVVEFNERFCGRKKIKNQKTVHEAPLLKKDSVEKGEEENCKVFNIKRARYELMRFAVNGFQKERKKQDKIAMAIRLGAKPPKKEYKNYKELMAEKLKAKEEKEVELPNKYTIQKLKGRKNTKKNRKKKDQPSSLL from the exons ATGTCTTCTAATCACTGCAAGACTGTAGAAGTTGTGGAATTCAATGAGAGATTTTGTggtagaaaaaaa ataaaaaatcaaaaaacagtGCATGAAGCTCCTCTCCTCAAAAAAGATTCTGTTGAAAAAGGAGAAGAAGAAAACTGTAAAGTTTTCAACATAAAGAGAGCACGTTATGAGTTGATGAGGTTTGCAGTAAATGgctttcaaaaagaaagaaagaagcaAGACAAAATAGCAATGGCTATAAGACTAGGagctaaa cctccgaaaaaggaatataaaaattacaaggaaCTGATGGCAGAGAAACTGAAagcaaaggaagaaaaagag GTTGAACTGCCTAACAAGTATACTATACAAAAGCTTAAAGGTCgaaaaaatactaagaaaaataggaagaaaaaagatCAGCCATCAAGCTTgctttga